The sequence below is a genomic window from Fluoribacter dumoffii NY 23.
TGTCTTGGGATAATTCCCAGTAATAAAATCCCTTTAAAAACCAGACTTACAAAAAAGAAAAGCCAGGGGATAAGCAAAATAATTTCCAATGTAGGAATGTTATTATTAGTCTGGTTTATAATGAAGTCCACACTGTTGCTTAATTCTTCAAGCATGCGCTACTCGTTTATGTGAGTGATTTCACAGGTTAAATTTCCTTTTGCCAACACTACCTCAATGGAGTCGCCAAGAGCCACTTGTTGGCTTGAGAATAATACTTTATTTTCTTTCTTGGCAATGGCATATCCTCTATCCAGTGTAGCCAAGGGACTGACCGCATGCAAGGTGGATAATTGGGTTCTTAATTGATATTTAAGTTGGTTCATTTTATTTTGCATGAGCTGGATTAATTGTAAGGTGATTTTTTCGAGTAATATCCGAGTTTGCCGGATTTGGGTTTTGGGATTTTGAGCATGCAAACGATTCATGCACAGATGCAGTTGATGTGTTCTTTGCTTCATAATAGCGACCATTTGGGCGATTAGTTGTCGCTCCAAATAATCGGCTGTCTGCCAATAACTGGCAATCGCTTTCTGCGGTGAGGATATTTTATCGGTTAGATGGTGCAACCTGACCTGGTATTTTTGTAAAAATCGCTGCATTGCATCATGCATGCGTGAAATGGAGTGATTCAGTAACTTAAATAAATCATTACAATCTGGCGTGACTGCTGTTGCGGCTGCGGTAGGGGTTTCCGCTCTGTAATCTGCAACAAAGTCAGCAATTGTAAAATCTGTTTCATGGCCTACGCCAGACACCACAGGAATTGTGCTTTTTGCAATATGGCGTGCCAATTGTTCATCATTGAAGGCCCAAAGATCCTCAATACTTCCTCCTCCGCGAGCAAGAAGCAGAACCTCACACCTTTTTTCCTTATTGGCATGTTGCAAGGCTTTGATCAGTTGTTGGGCTGCTCCAGCCCCCTGGACTTCACTGGGATAAATCAATACTTTTGCTAATGGAAAACGTCGGGCCAGGGTAGATAAGATATCGCGAATTGCTGCCCCTGTAGTTGAAGTAATTACTCCAACGACACGTGGCATGACAGGAATCGGTCTTTTCCTGGTTGTATCAAATAAACCTTCTGCTGC
It includes:
- the xseA gene encoding exodeoxyribonuclease VII large subunit codes for the protein MMEKPNILTVTQLNRQVKSYLENELGIVYVEGELSNLSKPTSGHFYFTLKDHSAQIRCVYFKNRHLSTLTNKLGDGQHIVAKGRLSLYEARGDYQLIVEEITEAGLGALYQRFEELKNKLAAEGLFDTTRKRPIPVMPRVVGVITSTTGAAIRDILSTLARRFPLAKVLIYPSEVQGAGAAQQLIKALQHANKEKRCEVLLLARGGGSIEDLWAFNDEQLARHIAKSTIPVVSGVGHETDFTIADFVADYRAETPTAAATAVTPDCNDLFKLLNHSISRMHDAMQRFLQKYQVRLHHLTDKISSPQKAIASYWQTADYLERQLIAQMVAIMKQRTHQLHLCMNRLHAQNPKTQIRQTRILLEKITLQLIQLMQNKMNQLKYQLRTQLSTLHAVSPLATLDRGYAIAKKENKVLFSSQQVALGDSIEVVLAKGNLTCEITHINE